TACGCTTTATGTATTCTTTTGCCCACAACACGCCATTCCAGCGAATTTGGAAGTCAGGACTGGCTTTGGGCAAGACGCGCAGCGGTACGCGGTCACCAAGTCGCCCCAAGCTATAGAACTAAGAGTCCCAGTCGGGGTGAGCGATATTCGCGTTGTAGGCGGCAGCTGCTTCGGCACAATGCGAATTCTGGCCTTGGATCACGCCGGGCAATCGGCTTCGATGGCGCTCGGAAGATCCTTACTGCTTGGCGACAATGAATTTGCGATTGGCGGGACGTTTCCAACCGCAGTCCAATCAATTGCATTTCGCTGTACAGACGAATCGGAAACGTTCGAAGCACAGCTCCAACGACACTATTATTTTCTCTCGACGCTGCCACGTTGCAGTGGTGAGCTCATCGTGCGACTAACCGACGGGGTTCACAAATCCCGTATAGCCGTAGAGCCCGGAGCAGCGAAATATCTGGTCCGGAATATTACGCTTTCGGATTTGGCCAAAGGGTTGCTGCCCGACACCGGTACATCGCAGTAAGTTGCTTTGCGGGCCCGGCTCCTTCCGCGGTCTGCCGGAGGAGCCTGTGCACGAAGTTAACGCAGGTCCCAATGGTGAGTTTAGCACTAGGGTCTTTGAGATCGTGCTGGATACGATGCCATGGTGAGGGTACTGCTGTTCACGCTCATCGCCCTTGGTATTGTATCCACGCCGGCAAAGGTTGGAATCGCTAATGCGGCTGCCGACTACCTGCGCCCGGTGATGAAGTCCGTCGGCGGATCCGCGCGAATAGACTATGCTGGCGTATGCTCGGGACAAAATAAGCTACTTTTCCCCACAGTGGATGCTCAGCCGGCATCGCAGGGCGCCACAGGGATAACGGCGGTTCGACAGATTTTTCGCAACGATCCGCAGGCCACGACCATAGTGCAAGACAAGTCCGGAATGGTTAGGATTACAATAGGAAATGTTTCAACCTCAGGCTTGCGAACAAGGATTCCAGTCCTGACGTTCGATTCCGCCTCACAGTATAACCCCCTATCAGCAGCTGACGCGATCACGATTGCGCTGGGAACTTATGCGGCCCGGCATGGACTGCAATTCGGCATGGCTTCGTTTGTTATCGACCATCTTGTGGGCCCACCTGTTGAAGGGGCGCCGCATCTTCCGCCGCGGATGCAGAATGTCACCGTGGATGACGCGCTGGGCTCCCTAGCGCGAACGTTCAAAGGCATTGTGCTGTACGGCTCATGCAGGCAGCCTGACGGTAAGGAGCTGTTTCGCATCGACTATATCCGTGGCTCTTGACGACGTTGCCCCGTTCAACCCGTCGGCTTCGAGGAGCGAACCGACGGTAGAACCTACGTTCGTTGGGCTCACACGGTTGATAGCCGGTACGGCGATCTCGATTATAATTATTGGCTCGACCGGCCGCGCGGCGGCGTCCTCGAGAATTCCAGTGACGCTTTGTGTGCGCTACGCGGGCGAAGCTCTTTTCCACAATTCGACGATGGTATTCATGCTGTCGACGGCAAGATCGCAACTCGCAAGCAACGCGCGGGCGGCGCTGCTCTGATCGTTTGCGAGCGCATGCGCGACGGCGCTGTACGCATCGCGTAATCCCGGCGCGTTGGCGATCGAAGCCGCGGCGAAGGCATCAGCGAGCGGTGCGAGCGCGGGGAACGCCGGAATGCCGGGGTCTTGGTAAAGACCCGAGAGCGCCGTGTTCGCAAGGCCAAGGCGCTGCGTCGCCGCCATGATGCCGAGCGCGAGATCCGAGGGAATGTCGTGCGTGCTCTCCGGTTCGCTCAGCATCCGTTCGAGCGACTCCTGCGCTGCGGTGCGTGCAGTCCAAATCTTCGTGCGCAGTGCGCCCATCTGCTTGAGGTCGCGTTTGCCCGGATCGGCCAAACCCGCCAGCAGCAGACGCGCGTATGCGATGCCGTACTCGATCAGCGTGCGCAGGTGCGTCTTCGTCTGCGGGGATTCCCACGTCGGCCAGATGAGGTAGGAGATCATCGCGAGCGCACCGCCGATGAGCGTCGCCAGCAACCGGTTTTCGACTGCCGCGGCCTCTGGAGTACCGAGCAGCGAGAGGATGAAGACGACGTAGGCCGTCACCGCCAGGCTGAAGAGGCCGTAGTTCAGCTGAAACGCTGCGTAGCTGATCGCAGCAAAGAACATTGCTAGGCCCAAATACACGTGCGGCGTATCCGGCACGGCGAGGACGAGCGCGGTCGCCGCCGCCGCGCCGAGGATCGTGCCGGCGATTCGCGCGATGCCGCGCGATAGGGTCGAGGTAAAGTCGGGACGCAAGACGAGTGCCGCGGTCAACGTGACCCAGTATCCGCGCGCAAGAGGAAGCGCATCGGCAAGCACGCCGGCGGCAACGAGAACGACCGCCATGCGAACCGCGTGCCGTCCGTAGGTCGAATCCAGCCGCAAGTGGTCGCGAATCGTACCGAGTTCCTGCGCGATACTCGGAAAGCGTTTCGGATACGAGAAACCGTGCGGAATCGAAACACCGGTGAGCGGAACGGTTGCGCTTCCCCAGGCGGCGCGCAGCTGCCCGTACAGTGCGCGTAGGGTGGGATCGCTCGCGTCCTCGTCGATGTTCGCGCGCAGTGCATCATCCGCCGGCGCGCGCGCCGCGTCGAGTGCGTCCGCGATCTCGCGCAGCACGGCGACGATCGTCGAACGCGAGCGAAGGTACTCCTCGCTGCCGCTGGTCGCGAGCAGCGCCATGCTCGCGCGGATGCGATCGGCTTCGTTCAACAGACTTTGGAACGCCGCTACGGCGGCCGGGCGTCCGAACGGCCGCGGATCGGCAAGGATCTTGCGCACCGCCATCAGGGTTGCGAACGATGGAAGGCCGGCGCGCTCGCCGGTCGCTTCGGCGTACTCGGCGAGTTCGCGAAACG
The DNA window shown above is from Candidatus Baltobacteraceae bacterium and carries:
- a CDS encoding FUSC family protein, with amino-acid sequence MRCAIGVSIAILAGYASGVPIYAVSAAMGALSTGFASLQGIYRSRAANTINMALAMAFSAVVGSLCGHSAELGVLALAVWGFGYGLIASLGPAPTAIGVNAIIALIIFEHYPQPAPVMAGCALVMFGAGLWQTFLLVVLWPIQRYPYERHALAAAFRELAEYAEATGERAGLPSFATLMAVRKILADPRPFGRPAAVAAFQSLLNEADRIRASMALLATSGSEEYLRSRSTIVAVLREIADALDAARAPADDALRANIDEDASDPTLRALYGQLRAAWGSATVPLTGVSIPHGFSYPKRFPSIAQELGTIRDHLRLDSTYGRHAVRMAVVLVAAGVLADALPLARGYWVTLTAALVLRPDFTSTLSRGIARIAGTILGAAAATALVLAVPDTPHVYLGLAMFFAAISYAAFQLNYGLFSLAVTAYVVFILSLLGTPEAAAVENRLLATLIGGALAMISYLIWPTWESPQTKTHLRTLIEYGIAYARLLLAGLADPGKRDLKQMGALRTKIWTARTAAQESLERMLSEPESTHDIPSDLALGIMAATQRLGLANTALSGLYQDPGIPAFPALAPLADAFAAASIANAPGLRDAYSAVAHALANDQSSAARALLASCDLAVDSMNTIVELWKRASPA